Proteins co-encoded in one Arachis hypogaea cultivar Tifrunner chromosome 11, arahy.Tifrunner.gnm2.J5K5, whole genome shotgun sequence genomic window:
- the LOC112720198 gene encoding beta-1,2-xylosyltransferase has translation MNRRNTLLLKILLFLFILNSISLFLYFLTHSSNSSRSNTNLHNQIPLLRSQQQQQSHHHSLKPWPILPSYLPWTDAEDSKANAITRSCEGYFGNGFTRRVQVLHGPGWFRCWYSETLRSSVCEGGRVRMVPDRIRMAKGGEALVDVMGRGEDEELPAFQNGAFEVDGGDGVGALEGKTLVDREFLDRYLPAGGIQRHTMRDLISKIRVVREKDFACDEWFEEPTLLVTRFEYANLFHTITDWYSAYVSSRVTGLPNRPHVVFVDGHCETQLEETWKALFSSVRYAKNFTGTVCFRHAILSPLGYETAMFKGLTEEVNCDGASAQELWQNPDNHKTARISEFGEMIRAAFGLPLNAYHSTKPVSGHNVLFVRREDYLAHPRHRGKVESRLSNEAEVFESLKSWVSNYNGCKINLVNGLFAHMSMKEQVRAIQDASVIIGAHGAGLTHIVSALPRTVILEIISSQFRRPHFAYIARWKGLEYHAINLAGSHADPGTVINELANIMKSLGC, from the exons ATGAATCGAAGGAACACGTTACTCCTCAAgattctcctcttcctcttcatcctcaaCTCCATTTCTCTCTTCCTCTACTTCCTCACACACTCTTCCAATTCTTCACGCTCCAACACCAACCTTCACAATCAAATTCCTCTCCTAAGAtcgcagcagcaacaacaatcgCACCATCACTCTTTAAAGCCATGGCCAATTCTCCCTTCTTACCTTCCTTGGACCGACGCCGAAGACTCCAAGGCCAACGCCATAACCCGCTCCTGCGAGGGCTACTTCGGGAACGGCTTCACGCGCCGCGTCCAGGTCCTCCACGGGCCCGGGTGGTTCCGGTGCTGGTACAGCGAGACGCTACGGAGCTCGGTTTGTGAGGGCGGGAGGGTTAGGATGGTCCCTGACAGGATCCGGATGGCGAAGGGCGGGGAGGCGTTGGTGGACGTTATGGGAAGGGGAGAGGATGAGGAGCTTCCTGCGTTCCAAAACGGTGCGTTTGAGGTTGATGGCGGTGATGGTGTTGGAGCGCTGGAGGGGAAGACGTTGGTGGATCGTGAGTTCTTGGATCGGTATTTGCCTGCGGGTGGGATCCAGAGGCATACTATGAGGGATTTGATTAGTAAGATCCGAGTTGTTAGAGAGAAGGATTTTGCTTGTGATGAG TGGTTTGAAGAACCAACGCTTCTGGTGACGCGTTTTGAGTATGCTAATCTTTTTCACACTATTACAGACTGGTATAGTGCATATGTTTCTTCTAGAGTCACAGGCCTTCCTAATCGACCTCATGTTGTCTTTGTAGATGGCCACTGCGAG ACTCAACTTGAAGAGACATGGAAAGCGTTATTCTCAAGTGTTAGATATGCTAAAAATTTCACTGGCACAGTTTGTTTTCGCCATGCCATTCTCTCACCTCTGGGATATGAAACCGCAATGTTTAAAGGACTAACAGAAGAAGTAAATTGTGATGGAGCTTCTGCACAGGAACTGTGGCAAAACCCTGATAACCACAAAACTGCACGCATTTCTGAGTTTGGAGAAATGATCAGAGCAGCATTTGGGCTACCACTAAATGCATACCATTCTACAAAACCAGTCTCTGGACATAATGTTCTTTTTGTTCGTCGTGAAGATTACTTAGCTCATCCACGTCATCGTGGTAAAGTCGAATCAAGGTTAAGCAATGAGGCAGAAGTATTTGAATCCTTGAAGAGCTGGGTATCTAATTATAATGGTTGTAAAATCAACCTGGTCAATGGATTGTTTGCACACATGTCTATGAAGGAACAGGTACGAGCCATTCAAGATGCATCAGTCATCATTGGTGCACACGGTGCCGGCCTCACTCACATAGTATCCGCATTGCCCAGAACTGTGATCCTGGAGATTATCAGCAGCCAATTCAGACGCCCACATTTTGCATATATTGCCCGTTGGAAAGGGTTGGAGTATCATGCAATCAACCTTGCAGGGTCGCATGCTGATCCAGGAACTGTGATCAATGAGCTGGCCAATATAATGAAAAGCCTTGGGTGCTGA
- the LOC112720199 gene encoding pentatricopeptide repeat-containing protein At2g33680, producing the protein MPLSPQHATVFRDILHCTHHTNLRRGHALHARTLRNGSFFSSTHLANAILLLYAKSGFLSKATLILHSIPTTTRDIVSWNSLINALSRNKSHSSSVFSLFRLMTRTHHMELPNAHTFAGVFTAVANTSDVVAGRQTHALAVKTSCLRDVYVGSSLLNFYCKMGLVLDARKVFDTMPVRNEVSWSTVISGYASLEMVHEAVELFGAMNCEEREVVNEFVFTSVLSALTRGEFVDIGRQVHSLAIKKGLLSIISVGNALVTMYAKCGTLDDALRTFYLCGKKNSITWSAMVTGYAQSGDSDKALRLFYDMHHSGVMPSEFTLVGVINACSDLCAIAEGKQMHGYSVKLGYELQLYVLSALVDMYAKCGSIEDARKGFEYIEQPDVVLWTSIITGYAQNGDFEGALNLYCNMQMDGVDPNELTMVSVLKSCSSLAALDQGKQMHARIIKYGFKLEVPIGSALSAMYAKCGSLDDGYRIFWRMPNRDVISWNAMISGLSQNGRGKEALELFEMMCQEGTKPDTVTFVNLLSACSHMGLVDRGWAYFKMMSDKFSIDPTVEHYACMVDILSRAGKLNEAKEFIETATIDHGFCLWRILLGACRNYRNYDIGVYAGEKLMELGSPESSAYVLLSSIYIALGKKDDVERVRRMMSDRGVTKEPGCSWIELKNLVHVFVVGDDMHPKIHEIRSQLRLLTKLMKDEGYQPLSDPLPATIRNDLKDHEDDSEGIQLMVCSSM; encoded by the exons ATGCCTCTTTCTCCGCAACATGCGACGGTTTTCAGAGACATCCTCCACTGTACCCACCACACCAACCTCCGCCGCGGCCATGCTCTCCACGCCCGAACCCTCCGTAACGGCTCTTTCTTCTCCTCCACTCACCTCGCCAACGCCATCCTCCTCCTCTACGCCAAGTCCGGCTTCCTTTCCAAAGCCACCCTCATCCTCCACTCCATCCCCACCACCACCAGAGACATTGTCTCATGGAACTCCCTCATCAATGCCCTCTCCAGGAACAAGTCTCACTCCTCCTCTGTTTTCTCACTCTTCCGCCTCATGACAAGAACTCATCACATGGAGCTACCTAACGCCCACACCTTCGCCGGTGTCTTTACCGCCGTTGCCAACACCTCTGACGTCGTCGCTGGCCGTCAGACCCATGCCCTCGCCGTCAAGACGTCATGCCTTCGTGATGTTTATGTTGGGAGCTCGCTGCTTAACTTTTATTGCAAAATGGGTCTTGTACTTGATGCGCGCAAGGTGTTTGATACAATGCCTGTGAGGAACGAGGTTTCTTGGTCGACGGTGATTTCCGGATATGCTTCGTTAGAGATGGTTCATGAGGCTGTGGAGCTCTTTGGGGCCATGAATTGTGAAGAAAGGGAGGTTGTTAATGAGTTTGTGTTTACAAGTGTTCTTAGTGCGTTGACTAGGGGTGAGTTTGTGGACATTGGTAGGCAGGTGCATTCCCTTGCTATCAAGAAGGGGTTGCTTTCAATTATCTCCGTGGGCAATGCTCTTGTGACCATGTATGCTAAGTGTGGGACCCTGGATGATGCGCTAAGGACGTTTTATTTGTGTGGGAAGAAGAATTCGATCACTTGGTCGGCCATGGTTACTGGTTATGCTCAGAGTGGGGATTCTGACAAGGCTCTGAGGCTGTTTTATGATATGCATCATTCTGGGGTGATGCCAAGTGAGTTTACTCTTGTGGGGGTGATCAATGCTTGCAGTGACCTTTGTGCTATTGCAGAAGGGAAACAAATGCATGGTTACTCAGTGAAGTTGGGGTATGAATTGCAGTTGTACGTTTTATCGGCTTTGGTGGACATGTATGCAAAATGTGGTAGCATAGAGGATGCTCGGAAGGGTTTCGAGTATATAGAACAGCCCGATGTTGTTCTCTGGACCTCTATCATAACAGGATATGCTCAAAATGGGGATTTTGAAGGTGCTCTGAATCTGTACTGCAATATGCAGATGGACGGAGTTGACCCCAACGAGCTAACTATGGTGAGTGTTCTTAAATCCTGTTCTAGTTTAGCTGCTTTAGATCAGGGGAAGCAAATGCATGCTCGCATTATTAAGTATGGTTTCAAATTAGAAGTTCCAATTGGAAGTGCTCTTTCTGCCATGTATGCTAAGTGCGGAAGTTTGGATGATGGGTACCGTATATTTTGGAGGATGCCTAACCGAGATGTAATTTCTTGGAATGCAATGATATCTGGACTGTCTCAAAATGGTCGTGGTAAAGAAGCCTTGGAGTTGTTTGAGATGATGTGCCAGGAGGGAACAAAGCCGGACACAGTCACATTTGTGAATCTTCTCTCTGCCTGTAGCCATATGGGTCTAGTGGATAGAGGCTGGGCTTATTTCAAAATGATGTCTGATAAATTCAGCATTGATCCAACAGTAGAGCATTATGCCTGCATGGTTGATATCTTGAGCCGTGCCGGTAAACTCAATGAAGCAAAGGAATTCATTGAAACAGCAACAATTGATCATGGTTTTTGTTTGTGGCGCATATTGTTAGGGGCATGTAGGAACTATCGTAACTATGATATAGGTGTCTATGCTGGTGAGAAACTAATGGAGCTAGGCTCACCAGAATCATCTGCTTATGTATTGTTATCAAGCATATATATAGCTTTAGGAAAGAAGGATGATGTAGAACGTGTAAGGAGAATGATGAGTGACCGAGGGGTGACTAAAGAACCTGGGTGTAGTTGGATTGAGTTGAAGAACTTGGTTCATGTATTTGTTGTTGGAGATGATATGCATCCAAAGATTCATGAAATACGGTCACAGTTAAGGTTATTGACCAAATTGATGAAAGATGAAGGATATCAACCTCTTTCAGATCCATTGCCTGCAACTATCAGAAATGATTTGAAAG ATCATGAAGACGACAGTGAAGGGATACAACTCATGGTTTGTTCTAGCATGTAG